The following coding sequences are from one Merismopedia glauca CCAP 1448/3 window:
- a CDS encoding citrate synthase, producing the protein MSVCEYKPGLENIPAAQSSISYVDGQQGLLEYRGISIQELAEKSTFLETSYLLIWGHLPSREELNKFEAEIYSHRRIKYRIQDMMKCFPETGHPMDALQASAAALGLFYSRRALDNPEYIFQAVVRLLAKIPTMVAAFQLMRKGNEPVRPRDDLDYAANFLYMLSEKEPDPLAARIFDQCLILHAEHTMNASTFSARVTASTLTDPYAVIASAVGTLAGPLHGGANEDVIETLQEIGSVGNVRSWLEDALANKRKIPGFGHRVYKVKDPRASILQKQAKALFEKFGSDKHYEIALELEKAVEDRLSEKGIYPNVDFYSGFVYSKLGIPQDLFTPIFAIARVAGWLAHWKEQLGENKIYRPTQIYDGEHTRGYTPIEER; encoded by the coding sequence ATGAGTGTCTGCGAATACAAACCAGGTCTAGAAAACATTCCGGCTGCACAATCAAGTATCAGCTATGTTGATGGACAACAAGGCTTACTTGAATATCGTGGTATCAGTATTCAAGAACTAGCCGAAAAGAGTACCTTTTTAGAAACCTCTTATCTCCTAATTTGGGGACACTTACCTAGTCGGGAAGAGCTTAACAAATTTGAAGCGGAGATTTATTCCCATCGCCGGATCAAGTATCGCATCCAAGACATGATGAAATGTTTCCCCGAAACAGGTCATCCGATGGATGCGTTGCAAGCTTCCGCAGCCGCACTGGGTTTATTTTATTCTCGGCGCGCCTTAGATAACCCAGAATACATTTTTCAAGCTGTAGTGCGCTTATTAGCCAAAATACCCACGATGGTGGCAGCTTTTCAACTGATGCGGAAAGGTAACGAACCTGTTAGACCAAGGGACGATCTAGATTACGCAGCTAACTTTTTGTATATGTTGAGCGAAAAGGAACCAGATCCTTTAGCTGCCAGAATTTTTGACCAGTGCCTGATTCTTCACGCCGAGCATACGATGAATGCTTCAACTTTTTCGGCTAGGGTAACAGCTTCCACTTTAACCGATCCCTATGCAGTAATAGCATCGGCTGTAGGGACTCTCGCTGGTCCTTTACACGGGGGAGCTAATGAAGATGTGATTGAAACCTTACAAGAAATTGGCTCGGTAGGAAACGTCCGTTCTTGGTTAGAAGATGCTTTAGCTAATAAACGGAAAATCCCTGGATTTGGACATCGGGTTTATAAAGTTAAAGATCCTCGCGCCTCAATTTTGCAAAAGCAAGCTAAAGCCTTATTTGAAAAGTTTGGCAGCGATAAACATTACGAGATCGCTCTAGAACTTGAAAAAGCTGTAGAAGACAGATTATCTGAGAAAGGAATTTACCCAAATGTGGACTTTTATTCTGGCTTTGTTTACAGCAAATTAGGTATTCCCCAAGACTTATTTACCCCGATATTTGCTATAGCTCGCGTCGCTGGTTGGTTGGCTCACTGGAAAGAGCAATTGGGAGAAAATAAAATTTATCGTCCTACCCAAATATACGATGGGGAACACACTCGTGGTTATACTCCGATTGAGGAACGCTGA
- a CDS encoding DNA sulfur modification protein DndB, whose amino-acid sequence MVTEIDTLSQNPDNLEGNSSLVTPELTQAIKNSIQPIMVEGYREGQTFLAIGSKHGNRRMLQINVHANEIPTLLRARSVAEESNNPNSGKNRPIDNRHVEKIKNYIRERAQAGNKWILGTITANVDPSKIKYQKIWGDLYVVFIYNSTSLEITDGQHRKKAIKELIEFEGEDRDLISQVTFPVNLVLEGELEQCQTDFRDMAQTLPIAQSLLVAYGGYGKDAIAKEVVEQVNMFRNKTQKIKSSPGSKTGYIYTINYIAKLVSCSFAGNPANKLSEANTDNLVQERAKELSDCLNYFFVKYSDTVNDLDKDNNWRKMAKLTGDICEKEKIHWKQATEYRDNCILGISVGLETLGDLLYCTLDHETNFFDRNKVMQLVKEIDWSRQGECWKDTLISPDGKGGIKLNTSRSSVSAAKENCLKQLGWSKI is encoded by the coding sequence ATGGTTACTGAAATAGACACTCTGAGTCAAAATCCTGACAATTTAGAGGGTAATAGTTCTTTAGTTACTCCTGAGCTTACCCAAGCCATTAAGAATAGTATTCAACCCATCATGGTAGAGGGATACAGAGAAGGACAGACTTTTTTAGCAATTGGATCGAAGCATGGTAATCGCCGAATGCTTCAAATTAATGTTCACGCAAATGAAATACCAACTCTTCTAAGAGCAAGAAGTGTGGCTGAAGAGAGTAATAATCCAAATTCTGGCAAAAATCGTCCAATAGATAATAGACACGTTGAAAAAATCAAAAACTACATTAGAGAACGTGCTCAAGCAGGAAATAAATGGATTTTGGGGACTATTACGGCTAATGTAGATCCTTCTAAAATCAAATATCAGAAGATTTGGGGGGATTTATATGTTGTTTTTATCTATAACAGCACTTCCCTAGAAATTACTGATGGTCAACATCGAAAAAAAGCAATTAAAGAACTTATAGAGTTTGAAGGAGAAGATCGGGATTTGATTAGTCAGGTGACATTTCCAGTAAATTTGGTACTAGAAGGAGAACTTGAGCAGTGTCAAACCGATTTTCGTGATATGGCTCAAACTTTACCAATTGCTCAGTCTCTCCTAGTCGCTTATGGAGGATATGGAAAGGACGCTATAGCAAAGGAAGTTGTTGAACAAGTTAATATGTTTCGTAACAAAACTCAAAAAATTAAATCCAGTCCTGGATCTAAAACGGGTTACATTTACACAATCAACTATATTGCTAAATTAGTCAGTTGTAGTTTTGCAGGTAATCCAGCTAACAAGCTTTCTGAAGCAAACACAGACAATCTAGTACAGGAAAGAGCGAAGGAATTGAGTGACTGTCTTAATTATTTCTTTGTTAAGTATTCTGATACAGTTAACGATCTTGACAAAGATAATAATTGGAGAAAAATGGCTAAATTGACTGGCGATATCTGTGAAAAAGAGAAAATACATTGGAAACAAGCCACTGAATACAGAGATAATTGTATTCTAGGAATTAGCGTTGGTTTAGAAACTCTAGGTGATTTACTTTACTGCACTCTTGATCATGAAACTAATTTTTTTGACCGCAATAAAGTTATGCAATTAGTGAAGGAAATTGATTGGTCAAGACAGGGTGAATGTTGGAAAGATACACTAATTTCTCCTGATGGGAAAGGAGGTATCAAACTTAATACTAGTCGTAGTTCAGTGAGTGCTGCAAAAGAAAACTGTTTAAAACAATTAGGTTGGAGCAAAATCTGA
- the nuoH gene encoding NADH-quinone oxidoreductase subunit NuoH yields the protein MKPGIDLQEIFIQSLRDFGLPPGVAKLIWMPLPMFLMIIGATFGVLVVVWLERKISAAAQQRIGPEFAGPLGVLQPVADGLKLVFKEDILPAKSDPWLFTLGPVLVVIPVFLSYLIVPFGQNLIITDLNVGIFWWIALSSIAPIGLLMSGYASNNKYSLLGGLRAAAQSISYEIPLALAVMAVAMMSNSLSTVDIVDQQASYGILSWNIWRQPVGFLIFWIAALAECERLPFDLPEAEEEIVAGYQTEYAGMKFGLFYIGSYVNLVLSALLFAVLYLGGWETPVPLELLGGWIGVSPDSPWLQVVDASLGITMTLLKAYFLIFLAVLLRWTLPRVRIDQLLNLGWKFLLPVGLANLLLTAALKLAFPVAFGG from the coding sequence ATGAAACCAGGTATCGATCTACAAGAAATTTTTATTCAATCCTTAAGGGATTTTGGACTTCCCCCTGGAGTTGCTAAGCTCATCTGGATGCCTCTCCCGATGTTTTTAATGATCATTGGGGCAACTTTTGGGGTGTTGGTAGTTGTCTGGTTGGAACGTAAAATCTCAGCCGCCGCTCAACAGCGTATTGGTCCAGAATTTGCTGGTCCTTTAGGGGTTCTCCAACCAGTTGCAGATGGACTCAAACTGGTATTTAAAGAAGATATTCTGCCAGCTAAATCCGACCCTTGGTTATTTACTCTAGGGCCAGTTTTGGTGGTAATTCCCGTATTTTTGTCCTATCTAATCGTACCTTTTGGGCAGAATTTGATAATTACTGACCTTAATGTGGGTATTTTCTGGTGGATTGCTCTTTCTAGTATTGCACCCATTGGTTTATTGATGTCAGGCTATGCCTCTAATAACAAATACTCTTTATTAGGAGGTTTGAGAGCCGCAGCACAATCAATTAGCTATGAAATCCCATTAGCTTTGGCAGTAATGGCAGTAGCGATGATGTCTAACAGTCTCAGTACGGTTGATATTGTCGATCAACAAGCTAGTTACGGGATTTTGAGTTGGAATATTTGGCGACAACCAGTCGGATTCTTAATCTTCTGGATTGCAGCTTTGGCAGAATGCGAACGTCTACCTTTTGACTTACCAGAAGCCGAGGAAGAAATAGTTGCTGGCTATCAAACTGAATATGCTGGGATGAAATTCGGCTTATTTTACATCGGTTCCTACGTTAACCTAGTTTTATCGGCTCTTTTGTTTGCTGTTTTATATCTAGGTGGTTGGGAAACGCCAGTTCCCCTTGAGCTTTTGGGTGGTTGGATTGGAGTCAGTCCTGATAGTCCCTGGTTGCAAGTAGTTGATGCCTCTTTGGGTATTACTATGACCTTGCTGAAAGCTTATTTCTTGATTTTCTTGGCGGTTTTATTGCGCTGGACTTTACCTCGCGTCCGAATTGACCAATTACTCAACTTAGGCTGGAAGTTTTTACTACCAGTAGGTTTAGCTAATTTGCTCCTGACAGCCGCCCTCAAACTAGCCTTTCCTGTTGCTTTTGGGGGTTAG
- the ndhI gene encoding NAD(P)H-quinone oxidoreductase subunit I — translation MFKFLKQVGDYAQETVQAARYIGQGLSVTFDHMRRRPVTVQYPYEKLIPSERFRGRIHFEFDKCIACEVCVRVCPINLPVVDWEFDKSSKKKKLNHYSIDFGVCIFCGNCVEYCPTNCLSMTEEYELSTYDRHELNYDSVALGRLPYKVTDDPMVTPLREFAYLPKGEHEPHDLPANAMRAGKRPEEIVEQMQQN, via the coding sequence ATGTTTAAGTTCCTGAAGCAAGTGGGCGATTATGCCCAGGAAACCGTCCAAGCGGCTCGTTACATCGGTCAAGGTCTATCTGTGACTTTTGACCATATGCGGCGGCGACCTGTCACCGTTCAGTATCCTTATGAGAAGCTGATTCCCTCCGAAAGATTTCGCGGACGGATTCACTTTGAGTTTGATAAATGTATTGCTTGTGAAGTTTGCGTGCGGGTATGCCCGATTAACTTACCAGTAGTAGATTGGGAATTCGATAAATCGAGCAAAAAGAAAAAACTCAACCACTACAGCATTGATTTTGGAGTCTGCATTTTCTGCGGTAATTGCGTGGAATATTGCCCGACTAACTGCTTATCGATGACGGAAGAGTATGAGTTAAGTACTTACGATCGCCACGAACTCAACTACGATAGCGTGGCTTTGGGACGCTTACCATACAAGGTTACAGATGACCCAATGGTGACACCATTGCGAGAATTTGCCTACCTTCCCAAGGGCGAACACGAGCCTCATGACTTACCTGCTAATGCCATGCGCGCTGGTAAACGCCCAGAGGAAATAGTAGAACAAATGCAGCAAAACTAA
- a CDS encoding NADH-quinone oxidoreductase subunit J, protein MNLAQGVQIVTFGILAAMTLGAALGVVLFANIVYSAFLLGGVFISIAGIYLLLNADFVAAAQVLIYVGAINVLILFAIMLVNKREEFKPIARRWFRQGATAVVCAGLFTLLSTMILVTPWSIEGPPSAAPSTIIRLAQHFFNQFLLPFELVSILLLIAMVGAIVLARREFIPEATVGDNTPVPGLSLPERPRELLVVGSSQSPNNSNAEN, encoded by the coding sequence GTGAATTTAGCTCAAGGGGTTCAAATTGTTACGTTTGGCATCTTAGCAGCTATGACCCTTGGCGCAGCTTTAGGAGTAGTGCTATTTGCTAACATTGTTTACTCTGCCTTTTTACTGGGTGGGGTATTTATTAGCATTGCAGGGATATATCTGTTGCTGAATGCTGACTTTGTAGCTGCGGCTCAAGTTTTGATTTATGTGGGTGCTATCAACGTTTTAATCTTATTTGCCATTATGTTGGTGAATAAGCGAGAAGAATTTAAACCCATCGCACGACGTTGGTTTCGTCAAGGGGCGACTGCTGTGGTATGTGCGGGTTTATTTACTTTGCTAAGTACTATGATTTTGGTGACTCCTTGGTCGATAGAAGGTCCTCCCAGTGCAGCACCGAGTACGATTATTCGCCTCGCCCAACACTTTTTTAATCAGTTTTTACTGCCCTTTGAATTGGTATCAATTCTGTTATTAATTGCGATGGTTGGGGCGATCGTTTTAGCACGCAGAGAGTTTATTCCTGAAGCGACAGTTGGAGACAATACTCCAGTTCCAGGTTTGAGTTTACCAGAACGTCCCCGCGAACTTTTGGTAGTTGGTTCTAGTCAATCTCCTAACAATTCAAATGCCGAAAATTAG
- the nuoK gene encoding NADH-quinone oxidoreductase subunit NuoK — MQLQLQYFLLLAAALFCIGIFGLITSRNAVRVLMSIELLLNAVNINLMGFSNYLDPQGIKGQVFAVFVITIAAAEAAVGLAIVLAIYRNRDTVDMEQFNLLKW, encoded by the coding sequence ATGCAACTACAACTTCAATATTTTTTATTACTAGCCGCAGCTTTATTCTGCATTGGAATTTTTGGCTTGATTACTAGTCGTAATGCAGTGCGGGTGCTGATGTCGATTGAATTGCTGTTGAATGCAGTTAATATCAATTTGATGGGTTTTTCTAATTACTTAGATCCCCAAGGGATTAAAGGTCAAGTTTTTGCGGTGTTTGTAATTACAATTGCGGCGGCGGAAGCTGCTGTGGGATTGGCGATCGTTTTGGCTATTTATCGCAACCGCGATACGGTGGATATGGAGCAGTTTAATTTACTGAAGTGGTAG
- a CDS encoding type IV pilin-like G/H family protein produces MIDRKLSGHFPTVCKIAIASTITLAGLSVCQIEAIAQPTITPTPTTPLTTPANTNTVEQTLIGEWQLKDVLPIGIKVVFTADNKLYVFLPSSLPFVDGFTQGPIALDFRYRINSSTTPHQIDISSPSGGEPLLSIFELTQSGEMRVEFVGLKAGDPRPTSFTVGSVVLEKLSTITALPRNTQFYDIQAEKTKQYQSNARYSMENINRSQLSYYTSKKKFASSISELGVYVSSNNEYDYKIATHPTQKPGAIATATAKMANLKSYTAAIVAFKNKGKTTTFSGICETETPSKTSPAAPKIDNKGEVTCPSGSTKVE; encoded by the coding sequence ATGATCGACCGTAAATTATCGGGTCATTTCCCAACAGTATGTAAAATTGCGATCGCCAGTACCATTACTTTAGCTGGGTTAAGTGTATGTCAGATAGAGGCGATCGCTCAACCGACGATTACCCCCACTCCTACCACGCCATTGACTACCCCCGCCAACACCAATACAGTAGAACAAACCTTAATTGGAGAATGGCAACTCAAAGATGTGCTTCCTATCGGGATTAAGGTAGTTTTTACCGCAGATAACAAATTATATGTGTTTTTGCCGTCTTCTCTGCCATTTGTTGACGGATTTACTCAAGGTCCCATTGCCTTAGATTTCCGCTATCGAATCAATTCTAGTACTACACCCCACCAAATTGATATCTCTAGTCCTAGTGGTGGAGAACCTTTATTAAGTATCTTTGAATTAACCCAGTCAGGGGAAATGCGAGTTGAATTTGTGGGTTTAAAAGCAGGAGATCCCAGACCAACTTCCTTTACAGTAGGATCGGTGGTTTTAGAAAAACTCTCCACCATCACAGCTTTACCCCGCAATACTCAATTTTACGATATCCAAGCTGAAAAAACGAAGCAATACCAATCTAATGCTCGTTATTCAATGGAAAACATCAACAGATCGCAGTTGAGTTACTATACCAGCAAGAAGAAATTTGCTAGTAGCATCAGCGAATTAGGTGTTTATGTCTCTTCCAATAACGAATACGACTATAAAATAGCGACTCACCCCACCCAAAAACCAGGTGCGATCGCCACAGCTACAGCTAAAATGGCTAATTTGAAGAGTTACACTGCGGCTATAGTTGCTTTCAAAAATAAAGGCAAAACTACTACATTTAGTGGTATTTGCGAAACTGAAACACCGTCTAAAACTTCTCCAGCAGCACCTAAAATCGACAATAAGGGAGAAGTTACCTGTCCTTCCGGTTCAACTAAAGTTGAATAA
- a CDS encoding carbohydrate ABC transporter permease, giving the protein MASNHQRSNSSLAVSLLDSETLAAWAFLSPSLILLGIFLLFPIAYLFYLSFTTGSFTLAGIKLVGLKNYVRLLASDDFWQVLGNTLYFTLATVIPSLLIPLGLAVLLDRAVAFRGFLRAAYFIPSVTSLVAAGLAFRWLFQTEGPVNAFLENWGIEPIPWLGSTTWAMPVLILLSIWKQIGFNLVTFLAGLQAIPLNRYEAAELDGANDWQQFWYITLPGLRPTLVFATVTTAIFTLRSFEQVYAVTGGGPLNSTNLLVYYIYEQAFGQFDFGYAAAAATVLLLISFVLVYLQLKAWGSES; this is encoded by the coding sequence ATGGCAAGCAATCATCAAAGATCTAACTCGTCTTTAGCTGTATCTCTACTAGATTCAGAAACTTTAGCGGCTTGGGCTTTTCTATCTCCCAGTTTGATTTTGCTGGGTATTTTCTTGCTTTTCCCGATTGCTTACTTGTTTTATCTAAGTTTTACTACTGGTAGCTTTACTCTGGCTGGAATTAAATTAGTAGGTCTGAAAAACTACGTGCGGTTGCTAGCAAGTGATGATTTTTGGCAAGTATTGGGAAATACTCTTTATTTCACCCTAGCTACTGTGATTCCCAGCTTGTTAATTCCTTTGGGATTAGCTGTATTGCTAGATCGAGCCGTAGCTTTTAGAGGATTCCTGCGCGCAGCCTACTTTATTCCTTCGGTTACTTCATTAGTTGCGGCTGGATTAGCCTTTCGCTGGTTATTTCAAACTGAAGGACCAGTTAACGCATTTTTAGAGAATTGGGGTATCGAGCCAATTCCCTGGCTGGGTAGCACCACCTGGGCGATGCCTGTGTTAATTTTACTAAGTATCTGGAAGCAAATCGGCTTCAATTTAGTTACTTTTCTAGCAGGTTTGCAAGCGATTCCCCTCAATCGTTACGAAGCGGCTGAATTAGACGGTGCTAATGATTGGCAACAATTTTGGTATATTACTCTACCAGGATTGCGACCTACTTTAGTTTTTGCCACTGTGACGACAGCCATCTTTACTTTAAGAAGTTTTGAACAGGTTTACGCCGTGACTGGTGGTGGTCCCTTAAATTCCACTAATTTGCTAGTTTATTACATTTACGAACAAGCTTTTGGACAGTTTGACTTTGGCTATGCTGCTGCTGCTGCGACTGTGTTGCTATTAATTAGTTTTGTTTTGGTTTATCTGCAACTCAAAGCTTGGGGAAGCGAAAGCTAA
- a CDS encoding TIGR03943 family putative permease subunit: protein MSAKSSRSSQFRLHLLLDILAIAGWGILLLKYWLTNKLVLLIHPNYFGLAVVSGVFLICISAIKVAELLKQKRQRPSKYLANVQHMTLFPPGLSSAILLATAIVGLIVTPKVFASQTAIQRGIADTNTITRTQAQSFRASVKPEDRSLIDWVRTLDNNPEPDDYKGQKAKVQGFVVHPPDFPPEYIMLSRFVITCCAADVYPVGIPIKLPQNRQAYPSDSWLEVQGKMLTATLNNKRQLTIEAASLTKIPEPKNPYDY, encoded by the coding sequence ATGTCAGCTAAATCTTCTCGTAGCTCTCAGTTTCGGCTACATCTATTATTAGATATTTTGGCGATCGCTGGTTGGGGAATTTTATTACTCAAATATTGGCTTACTAATAAATTAGTCTTACTGATTCACCCCAATTATTTTGGGTTAGCTGTAGTTAGCGGAGTATTTTTAATCTGTATCAGTGCAATTAAGGTGGCAGAACTACTCAAACAAAAGCGACAAAGACCATCTAAATATCTCGCAAATGTTCAACACATGACTTTATTTCCTCCTGGCTTGAGTAGTGCTATATTATTAGCAACTGCGATAGTTGGATTAATAGTAACACCCAAAGTTTTTGCCAGCCAAACAGCAATTCAAAGAGGGATTGCTGACACTAATACTATTACTCGTACCCAAGCCCAATCTTTTCGCGCATCTGTAAAACCTGAAGATCGTTCTTTAATAGATTGGGTGCGAACTTTAGATAATAATCCCGAACCAGACGACTATAAAGGACAAAAAGCTAAAGTCCAAGGATTTGTAGTGCATCCACCCGACTTTCCTCCTGAATATATTATGCTGTCTCGCTTCGTAATTACTTGTTGTGCGGCTGATGTTTATCCTGTCGGAATTCCCATCAAACTTCCCCAAAATCGTCAAGCTTATCCTTCTGATAGTTGGCTAGAAGTTCAAGGGAAAATGTTAACTGCAACTCTCAATAATAAGCGTCAACTCACAATTGAAGCGGCTTCTTTAACCAAAATTCCTGAACCGAAAAATCCCTATGATTACTAA
- a CDS encoding permease translates to MNEQFNSAFTLFFSLLVEAIPFLILGVLFSGLLLVFIDEGWLIKHMPRQPILGALVGSCIGFLFPVCECGNVPVARRLLMQGVPLPVSVGFLLAAPTINPIVIWSTWTAFRDQPEIVWLRVIFSLLIATIIGWVFGRQLDPRPILQPAVAAGLPHVKLDSAFESSDVHPLLRSGTFILGEGGQVFPMPNSFVAGSGNSWEVKKPLKDKLHLLLDNTVQELRELGGVLVIGSAIATIFQVFTPRDLIVNLGQDPVTSILAMLILAGTISICSTVDSFFALSFASVFTSGSLLAFLVFGPMIDIKGIGLMLSVFRAKAVFYFFGLAALLTFSFTLIINLYVS, encoded by the coding sequence ATGAATGAACAGTTTAACAGTGCTTTCACCTTATTTTTTAGTCTCTTAGTCGAGGCGATCCCATTTTTGATCTTGGGAGTATTATTTTCTGGTTTATTATTAGTATTTATTGATGAAGGATGGCTGATTAAACATATGCCCCGTCAACCTATTTTAGGGGCATTAGTAGGTAGTTGTATTGGCTTTTTATTTCCTGTGTGCGAATGCGGTAATGTGCCTGTAGCTAGAAGATTATTGATGCAGGGAGTACCTCTTCCTGTGTCTGTAGGGTTTCTCTTAGCCGCACCTACTATTAACCCAATTGTGATTTGGTCAACTTGGACGGCATTTCGAGATCAACCAGAAATTGTCTGGTTGCGGGTGATATTTTCTTTGTTAATTGCCACAATTATTGGGTGGGTTTTTGGTCGTCAATTAGATCCACGTCCAATTTTACAACCTGCGGTGGCGGCTGGTTTACCTCATGTAAAACTAGATTCAGCTTTTGAAAGTAGCGATGTACATCCACTTTTACGATCGGGAACTTTTATCTTAGGAGAAGGCGGTCAAGTCTTCCCAATGCCAAATAGTTTTGTCGCCGGAAGTGGTAATTCTTGGGAAGTAAAAAAACCGCTTAAAGACAAGTTACATTTACTATTAGATAACACAGTTCAAGAACTAAGAGAACTAGGGGGAGTCTTAGTAATTGGCAGTGCGATCGCCACAATCTTTCAAGTGTTTACCCCGCGAGATTTAATTGTTAATTTGGGACAAGATCCCGTCACTTCGATTCTGGCAATGTTAATATTAGCGGGAACAATTTCTATTTGTTCGACTGTAGATTCTTTTTTTGCCCTCTCTTTTGCCTCAGTATTTACTAGTGGTTCTTTACTAGCATTTTTAGTATTTGGTCCAATGATTGATATTAAAGGTATTGGTTTGATGTTATCAGTCTTTCGGGCTAAAGCTGTATTTTATTTTTTTGGATTGGCAGCTTTATTAACCTTTAGTTTCACCTTAATTATCAATTTATATGTCAGCTAA
- the hisIE gene encoding bifunctional phosphoribosyl-AMP cyclohydrolase/phosphoribosyl-ATP diphosphatase HisIE yields MSVPQIQNHTQAIPLDKIRYNEQGLVAAIIQDYLDATVLMLAWMNRESLQKTLETGETWFWSRSRQEFWHKGETSGHIQKVRSLRYDCDSDALLIGVEQIGDIACHTGERSCFHRVDGIKAHPPADTLSELFATIIERRDNPNESSYTCKLLAGGDNKILKKIGEESAEVVMACKDDDPEAIAGEVADLFYHTLVALAHHQVDLKAVYRKLQDRRR; encoded by the coding sequence ATGTCAGTTCCTCAAATCCAGAACCATACCCAAGCAATTCCCCTTGACAAAATTCGCTACAACGAGCAAGGATTAGTCGCAGCCATTATCCAGGATTATTTGGATGCAACAGTCTTAATGTTGGCTTGGATGAATCGGGAATCCCTGCAAAAAACTCTAGAAACTGGTGAAACTTGGTTTTGGAGTCGATCGCGCCAGGAGTTTTGGCATAAAGGGGAGACATCAGGACATATCCAGAAAGTGCGATCGCTCCGCTATGATTGCGATAGTGATGCTTTGCTTATCGGTGTGGAACAAATCGGAGATATTGCTTGCCATACGGGGGAACGTAGTTGTTTTCACCGCGTTGATGGCATAAAAGCCCATCCACCAGCCGATACTTTATCAGAACTGTTTGCGACTATTATAGAACGGCGCGACAATCCCAACGAAAGTTCCTATACTTGTAAACTTTTAGCTGGCGGAGACAACAAAATCCTCAAAAAAATTGGGGAAGAGTCAGCCGAAGTCGTCATGGCGTGTAAAGATGACGATCCAGAAGCGATCGCTGGTGAAGTCGCAGATCTGTTCTATCATACCCTAGTAGCTTTGGCTCATCACCAAGTAGATTTAAAAGCTGTATATCGCAAACTACAAGATCGTCGGCGTTAA